The Methylomagnum ishizawai genome has a window encoding:
- a CDS encoding D-sedoheptulose 7-phosphate isomerase produces the protein MHCKSIFDQALAEHRAILDRLPEGYPAIERLARLMRESIARGGKLLWMGNGGSAADSQHLASEIVGRFRRERRGLAAIALTTDSSVLTAVGNDFGFERVFARQVEALGQPGDVLIGISTSGNSANVAAALHAGRCMDLTTVGLLGSGGGRIAGLCDHALIVPSDDTARVQEAHILIGHILCELLEAIP, from the coding sequence ATGCACTGCAAATCCATCTTCGACCAAGCGCTCGCGGAACACCGGGCCATCCTCGACCGGCTGCCCGAGGGCTATCCCGCCATCGAACGGCTGGCCCGGCTCATGCGCGAGAGCATCGCCCGCGGCGGCAAACTGCTGTGGATGGGCAACGGCGGCAGCGCCGCCGATAGCCAGCACCTCGCTTCCGAGATCGTCGGGCGCTTCCGTCGCGAACGGCGCGGACTCGCCGCCATCGCGCTGACCACGGATTCTTCCGTGCTGACCGCGGTGGGCAACGACTTCGGCTTCGAGCGCGTGTTCGCCCGCCAGGTCGAGGCGCTGGGCCAGCCCGGCGATGTGCTGATCGGCATCTCGACCTCGGGCAATAGCGCCAATGTCGCCGCCGCCCTCCACGCCGGGCGCTGCATGGACCTGACCACGGTCGGGCTGCTGGGCTCGGGCGGCGGGCGGATCGCCGGGCTCTGCGACCACGCCCTGATCGTGCCCAGCGACGACACGGCCCGGGTCCAGGAAGCCCATATCCTCATCGGCCACATCCTTTGCGAATTACTGGAAGCCATCCCATGA
- the epsL gene encoding XrtB/PEP-CTERM-associated polysaccharide biosynthesis outer membrane protein EpsL, protein MLVCALSSGGPAWGAADPTDIFQPNFTETLSYDDNLFRLTDNANPIVTANTGKRWDIINRVAAGLKIEYPWKRQSLIFDGNLGYQSYANHGYLDNVNGFANGKWKWQLGNDWDGLMSYGYQRAIGGFTNTGFFGKDMISNYTALFDINYWFNPSWRINGQYLWLDSQHSAEQRQFLDLVANTGSGGIYYQSSVFKDSYLGLRYRHSDGFQPHRQVDALTLIDNSYTDDEVVLDSLWKPSGKSQLQGNIGWLRRTQPDFPQRDFQGATWRLDYLWTPTHLTQLELTTYRQLRSFQDLTASYIVVDGVSFAPGWSATEKISLHARLTWESWSYQGNPSTVFGGKTREDNFWSEQLVASYQFIRNAEASLTYQAAQRTSNYPNQSFQDNMVFASLSLKF, encoded by the coding sequence ATGCTGGTATGCGCCCTATCTTCTGGCGGCCCGGCCTGGGGAGCCGCCGATCCCACCGATATTTTCCAGCCGAATTTCACAGAAACCCTCAGCTACGACGATAACCTGTTCCGCCTGACCGATAACGCCAATCCCATCGTGACGGCCAACACGGGCAAGCGCTGGGATATCATCAACCGGGTCGCGGCAGGACTTAAAATCGAGTACCCCTGGAAGCGGCAAAGCCTGATTTTCGATGGCAATCTGGGTTATCAGAGTTACGCCAATCATGGTTATCTGGACAATGTCAATGGTTTCGCCAACGGCAAATGGAAATGGCAACTTGGTAACGACTGGGACGGTTTGATGAGCTATGGCTACCAACGGGCCATCGGTGGTTTCACCAATACCGGCTTCTTCGGCAAGGACATGATCTCGAACTATACCGCGCTGTTCGATATCAATTATTGGTTCAACCCTAGCTGGCGCATCAATGGCCAATACCTATGGCTGGACAGCCAGCACAGCGCCGAGCAACGCCAATTCCTCGATCTCGTCGCCAATACCGGAAGCGGTGGGATTTATTATCAATCCTCGGTTTTCAAAGATAGCTATCTGGGTTTGCGCTATCGGCATAGCGATGGCTTCCAGCCCCATCGGCAAGTCGATGCTCTCACCTTGATCGACAACAGCTATACCGACGACGAAGTCGTCCTAGATAGCCTTTGGAAGCCCAGTGGAAAATCCCAGTTACAGGGCAATATCGGCTGGTTGCGCCGTACCCAGCCGGATTTTCCCCAACGCGATTTCCAAGGGGCGACCTGGCGCTTGGATTACCTCTGGACCCCCACCCATCTGACCCAACTCGAACTCACCACCTACCGGCAACTCCGCAGTTTCCAGGATTTGACCGCCAGTTATATCGTGGTGGACGGTGTGAGCTTCGCACCGGGTTGGTCGGCCACCGAGAAAATCTCGCTACATGCTCGCCTGACCTGGGAATCATGGTCCTATCAAGGCAATCCCAGCACCGTTTTCGGCGGCAAAACCCGCGAGGATAATTTCTGGTCCGAGCAACTGGTGGCGAGTTATCAATTCATCCGCAACGCCGAAGCCAGCCTCACTTATCAAGCCGCCCAACGCACTTCCAACTATCCCAATCAAAGCTTCCAGGATAATATGGTTTTCGCCAGCCTCAGCCTGAAGTTTTAG
- a CDS encoding sulfotransferase, protein MRIVYIAGPLRGGSTVLERVLNSAPTVVALGEFDHLWRIPAQEIKCSCCAGVGLYRCEYWSEILKHARIGEKELRYLWTLEHKLVRSHFLLKMGFSLENIDQHHEVKDFLAMQFSMFDSIATLTGAKVLVDSSKSGPRAWLLATRKPVTILHLHRSAVDVMSSWSHSKIDPIWSTVMFRRGVMRVATDWAKVEQLIRLLGKQRPVLRLDYRDFVASPRAAIQRTFIGSLNEIVDTIQWHDGRTILPGDSYHSINGNSDRFAKGRIVVEPRRVAINHLKFTERLAIATLGGCLNKIYR, encoded by the coding sequence ATGAGGATTGTATACATCGCCGGACCTTTGCGAGGGGGGTCAACTGTTTTGGAGCGCGTATTGAATTCCGCTCCAACGGTGGTGGCACTTGGCGAATTCGATCATCTTTGGCGTATACCGGCGCAAGAGATTAAATGCTCCTGTTGTGCGGGTGTTGGATTATATCGCTGTGAATACTGGTCGGAAATCCTTAAACATGCCCGGATTGGCGAAAAAGAGCTTCGTTATTTGTGGACTTTGGAGCATAAGCTTGTTCGCAGCCATTTTTTGCTGAAGATGGGGTTCTCGCTGGAAAATATCGACCAGCATCATGAAGTCAAGGATTTCCTGGCAATGCAATTTTCGATGTTTGATAGTATTGCCACGCTGACCGGGGCGAAAGTACTGGTGGATAGCTCTAAAAGCGGGCCTAGGGCTTGGCTGCTAGCGACCAGGAAGCCAGTTACGATTTTGCATTTGCATCGTAGCGCGGTCGATGTGATGTCTTCTTGGAGCCACTCAAAAATAGACCCGATATGGAGCACGGTCATGTTCAGGCGAGGGGTTATGAGGGTCGCAACGGATTGGGCTAAAGTCGAGCAGTTAATACGGTTGTTAGGTAAACAGCGCCCGGTGTTGCGTTTGGATTATCGTGATTTCGTGGCTTCGCCGCGAGCGGCTATCCAGCGCACGTTCATAGGATCTTTAAATGAGATAGTAGATACCATCCAATGGCACGATGGACGCACCATTTTACCAGGGGATAGTTATCACTCGATCAATGGGAATTCGGATCGATTCGCCAAGGGTCGAATCGTTGTCGAGCCACGGCGTGTCGCCATTAATCATCTCAAGTTCACGGAGCGCTTGGCGATTGCTACCTTGGGAGGATGCCTAAATAAAATATACCGATAA
- a CDS encoding alpha-ketoglutarate-dependent dioxygenase AlkB family protein, giving the protein MGAPGLSAADGFGPNLARQDGELYYLEHFIPVAEADHWLETLLAGLAWRTETIAVAGRAVPVPRLVCWYGDAEAHYRYAGVDHAPEPWTPGLALLRRRVEDYCARRFNSVLGNLYRDGGDAMGWHADREPELGPWPFIASLSFGAERRFDLRHNRSREILNLPLAHGGLLLMGGMLQHHWRHRVPRLPGVRAPRINLTFRAILPPP; this is encoded by the coding sequence GTGGGCGCGCCCGGCTTGAGCGCGGCGGACGGCTTCGGCCCCAATCTCGCCCGCCAGGATGGCGAGCTTTATTACCTCGAACATTTCATCCCCGTGGCGGAGGCCGACCACTGGCTGGAGACCCTCCTGGCCGGATTGGCGTGGCGGACGGAGACCATCGCCGTCGCGGGCCGCGCCGTGCCGGTGCCGCGCCTCGTGTGCTGGTATGGCGATGCGGAAGCCCATTACCGCTATGCCGGCGTGGATCATGCCCCCGAACCCTGGACTCCCGGACTCGCGCTGCTCAGGCGGCGGGTCGAGGACTATTGCGCCCGGCGCTTCAACAGCGTGCTGGGCAACCTTTACCGCGATGGCGGGGACGCCATGGGCTGGCACGCCGACCGGGAACCGGAATTGGGACCCTGGCCTTTCATCGCTTCCCTGAGCTTCGGGGCCGAACGCCGCTTCGACCTGCGCCACAACCGGAGCCGCGAAATACTGAATTTACCCTTGGCCCATGGCGGCTTGCTCCTGATGGGTGGGATGTTGCAGCATCATTGGCGGCACCGCGTGCCGCGGTTGCCGGGCGTGCGCGCCCCGCGCATCAACCTCACTTTCCGGGCCATCCTGCCCCCGCCCTGA
- a CDS encoding heavy-metal-associated domain-containing protein: MATIVLQVTGMKCGGCESTVKTAVSALAGVAAVTPSFKANTVEVDYDEAQTDPETIKQAIQGKGFAVA; encoded by the coding sequence ATGGCAACGATAGTCCTACAGGTAACCGGCATGAAATGCGGCGGATGCGAGAGTACGGTCAAGACGGCGGTATCGGCCCTGGCCGGGGTCGCCGCGGTCACGCCCTCGTTCAAGGCCAACACGGTGGAAGTCGATTACGACGAAGCGCAAACCGACCCCGAAACCATCAAGCAGGCCATCCAGGGCAAGGGTTTCGCCGTCGCCTGA
- a CDS encoding malate dehydrogenase yields the protein MKTPVQITVTGAAGQISYVLLSRLVAGDLLGDDQPIVLRLLEIPEALGIVRGVNMELVDYASPLLEDVIISSDPEVAFKDADLAFLVGARPRGPGMERQDLLQVNADIFSVQGKAIDAAAKRSVKVLVVGNPANTNALIALRNAPGISPRQFTAMTRLDHNRAVSQLAQKCGRTARDIRRVVVWGNHSTTQHPDLCHALVDGKPALDLVERAWYENDFIPTVQKRGAEVIQARGKSSAASAANAAIGHMRDWVLGTPPDDWTSMAVHSDGSYGIEPGVMCSFPVRVRDGDYAIVQGLEIDAFTQERIKATETELMIERDMVRHLLD from the coding sequence ATGAAAACGCCTGTGCAAATCACCGTCACGGGAGCGGCCGGACAAATCAGCTATGTATTGCTGTCCCGGCTGGTCGCGGGCGACCTCCTGGGCGATGACCAGCCCATCGTGCTGCGGCTGTTGGAAATCCCCGAAGCCCTTGGCATCGTGCGCGGGGTGAACATGGAACTGGTCGACTACGCCTCGCCCTTGCTGGAGGACGTGATCATTTCCAGCGACCCGGAAGTGGCGTTCAAGGATGCCGACCTGGCCTTCCTGGTGGGCGCGAGGCCGCGCGGCCCCGGCATGGAGCGGCAGGATTTGTTGCAGGTGAACGCCGATATCTTCTCGGTGCAGGGCAAGGCCATCGACGCGGCGGCGAAACGCTCGGTCAAGGTGCTGGTGGTGGGCAATCCCGCCAACACCAACGCCCTCATCGCCCTCCGCAACGCCCCCGGCATTTCCCCGCGCCAATTCACCGCCATGACCCGGCTGGACCACAACCGGGCGGTGAGCCAATTGGCGCAGAAATGCGGCCGCACCGCCCGCGATATCCGGCGGGTCGTCGTCTGGGGCAACCACTCCACCACCCAGCATCCCGACCTCTGCCACGCCCTGGTCGATGGCAAGCCGGCGCTGGACCTGGTCGAACGCGCTTGGTACGAGAACGATTTCATCCCCACCGTGCAGAAGCGCGGCGCGGAGGTCATCCAGGCCCGCGGCAAATCCAGCGCCGCCTCCGCCGCCAACGCCGCCATCGGCCATATGCGGGATTGGGTCCTGGGCACCCCGCCGGACGACTGGACCAGCATGGCGGTCCACAGCGACGGCAGCTACGGCATCGAACCGGGAGTGATGTGTTCGTTCCCGGTGCGGGTCCGGGACGGGGATTACGCCATCGTCCAGGGCTTGGAGATCGACGCCTTCACCCAGGAGCGCATCAAAGCCACCGAAACCGAACTCATGATCGAGCGGGACATGGTGCGGCACCTGCTCGATTAA
- the rfaE1 gene encoding D-glycero-beta-D-manno-heptose-7-phosphate kinase produces the protein MNPQRRLLEAVRGGFRAAGTLDIPRILVVGDLMLDRYLWGEVERISPEAPVPVVRLRRRTERFGGAANVAANLAGLGAEAWVAGYLGGDEAGLRLTEMLADTGIHGGGLVRSDSRPTTTKTRVIGGRQHMLRLDQEATGPYPDAERGRLLGAVLDLLEHTPIAVLVLSDYAKGALDPGLCQSLIGAARAKGIFVLVDPKGLDYRKYHGANAITPNLREAAQAVGEPVQDVAAVLERAGQLRRELGLDFIAVTLGEQGISLIGAEAARHLPAQAREVFDVSGAGDTVIASLAAGIAAGLSPWDACRLANHAAATVVAKVGTLPVERDELLRAIEQADADTQADKVRALPDLLRQVEHWRSQGETLVFTNGCFDLLHAGHVGYLEAARRLGHRLVVGLNTDRSVAALKGPDRPVIHEADRARVLAALAAVDAVVLFDEDTPLALIQALRPDVLAKGDDYAEAEVVGAAEVKAAGGRVELIPVLAGRATSRIIARLVGQAA, from the coding sequence ATGAACCCACAACGACGTTTGCTCGAAGCCGTGCGCGGTGGATTCCGCGCCGCCGGCACCTTGGATATCCCGCGCATCCTGGTGGTCGGCGATTTGATGCTGGACCGCTATCTCTGGGGCGAGGTCGAACGGATTTCCCCGGAGGCGCCGGTGCCAGTAGTGCGTTTGCGGCGCAGGACCGAGCGCTTCGGCGGCGCCGCCAATGTCGCCGCGAACCTCGCCGGGTTGGGAGCCGAAGCCTGGGTCGCGGGCTATCTGGGCGGGGACGAGGCCGGGCTGCGGCTGACGGAGATGTTGGCGGACACCGGCATCCATGGCGGCGGCCTGGTGCGTTCGGACTCGCGCCCCACCACCACCAAGACCCGCGTCATCGGCGGCCGCCAGCACATGCTGCGGCTGGACCAGGAAGCGACCGGACCCTATCCCGACGCGGAGCGCGGGCGCTTGCTCGGTGCCGTGCTTGACCTGCTGGAACACACGCCCATCGCCGTCCTGGTGCTGTCGGACTACGCCAAGGGGGCGCTGGACCCTGGGCTATGCCAAAGCCTGATCGGCGCGGCGCGGGCCAAGGGCATCTTTGTGCTGGTCGATCCCAAGGGGCTGGATTACCGCAAATACCACGGGGCCAACGCCATCACCCCCAACCTGCGCGAAGCCGCCCAGGCCGTGGGCGAACCGGTCCAGGACGTGGCGGCGGTGCTGGAGCGGGCCGGGCAATTGCGCCGCGAGCTGGGCCTGGATTTCATCGCCGTGACCCTGGGCGAGCAAGGCATCAGCCTGATCGGGGCGGAAGCCGCCCGGCACCTGCCCGCCCAGGCCCGCGAGGTGTTCGATGTGTCGGGCGCGGGCGATACCGTCATCGCCAGCCTGGCGGCGGGCATCGCCGCCGGTTTGAGTCCCTGGGACGCCTGCCGCCTCGCCAACCACGCCGCCGCCACTGTGGTCGCCAAGGTCGGCACCCTGCCGGTGGAGCGCGATGAATTGCTCCGCGCCATCGAACAGGCCGACGCCGACACCCAGGCCGACAAGGTCCGCGCCCTCCCGGACCTGTTGCGGCAGGTGGAACACTGGCGCTCGCAAGGGGAAACCCTGGTGTTCACCAATGGCTGTTTCGACCTGCTGCACGCCGGCCATGTGGGTTATCTGGAAGCCGCCAGGCGTTTGGGGCACCGGCTGGTCGTGGGGCTGAACACCGACCGTTCGGTGGCCGCGCTCAAGGGGCCGGACCGTCCGGTGATCCACGAGGCCGACCGGGCGCGGGTATTGGCGGCGCTGGCGGCGGTCGATGCCGTGGTGTTGTTCGACGAGGACACGCCGCTGGCCTTGATCCAGGCCTTGCGCCCCGATGTGCTGGCCAAGGGCGACGACTACGCCGAGGCGGAGGTGGTCGGGGCCGCCGAGGTCAAGGCCGCCGGGGGCCGGGTCGAATTGATCCCGGTGCTGGCGGGCCGCGCCACGTCCCGGATCATCGCCCGCTTGGTCGGCCAGGCCGCCTAG
- a CDS encoding putative Ig domain-containing protein, which yields MKENLLQAAVGAVLALGPVAGSATAFGPLANFDVINDTGQTAHGFEIEIEDLHPNEITSIFGVAPRWTGMNRYGDPAIVEIQKPTAAKGYATRITFQSKYSGGWAVGTPSGTLPVKPSDSCWPLGASGQYGPNYPCDHFGISTSVATGPVKYSWLVESTPGSASLAPVDVAVPTPVWTVVPQPPVVIQPPPPAPNLPPPPPIVQPQPPKVNVVIAAPRPNYYEFGEPRWVKVTATGTLQDIGIENLMAEDRVIKQAKTQVQVEWQLLQVDIGSPGSGQIDLTGVALDAGATGVVYRFEFYAYTGARDPETNQALPKTSDTPKQPDPADLGKFLVAQNAGLNFDGQIPPAPPIPVAPTLNATIAGAVVNSPYSQVIGATPGVPGDPLSFAVTGLPQGLSLVGDTISGTPTVVGDFPLNITVTDTVNQLSTAGATSLNVADAPIVFGLSLSQGTVGAAYAETLAAGGGYGGITYLVFNNSLPPGLSLSGNQITGTPTAAGSYDVTLLAKDSLGFIANASQTVTIVAAAVPPPPVACADSNLVITNVGPASVDVGGGVANGGQSILYPAGQGAAQYKVGDLLSFSGTLDGQGFCAADTLSSLPGLSLPALSFLPAMAGSAYTTASIAPVGGIAPVTVFVSGLPQGLGFDGSVISGTPTTPGTYTLTITAADAIHEQVVATPRLVVDAAACSATNAVITNMANRGAWFEVNGGMNGGGQTVTYPAQNATVVNPPLTPLTAWTLGNLVSFQGTLDGIGMCHPTTATLSQGLTFAVPVLANAAVGSAYASAPLAPTGGVPPYSVAVGGLPPSLGVQGSAIVGTPALGQQGTYPLTITVGDATGRVRAVSASLTVDPAPALVLGASNLPATGTVGLAYTGAATAGGGVGTLAWTATGLPTGVNIAADGTLSGTPTAAGTFQPVLTVTDALGQTASLGATVTIAPATQPSCALPKGAKPTQGKKKVTAVGTGYYYAGTVKVAYGDCTRLELNGGAKAIKVGDVAEWEGYVRADGSVFAQILTIN from the coding sequence ATGAAGGAAAATCTGCTGCAAGCCGCCGTCGGCGCGGTCCTGGCGCTAGGCCCGGTGGCGGGTTCCGCCACCGCGTTCGGACCCTTGGCCAATTTCGATGTCATCAACGACACCGGCCAGACCGCCCATGGCTTCGAGATCGAGATCGAGGATTTGCATCCCAACGAGATCACCTCGATCTTCGGCGTCGCGCCGCGCTGGACCGGCATGAACCGCTACGGCGACCCGGCCATCGTCGAAATCCAGAAGCCCACGGCGGCCAAGGGCTATGCCACCCGCATCACCTTCCAGTCCAAATACAGCGGCGGCTGGGCCGTGGGCACGCCGTCCGGCACCCTGCCGGTCAAGCCCAGCGATAGTTGCTGGCCCTTGGGCGCGTCCGGCCAATACGGGCCGAACTATCCCTGCGACCATTTCGGCATCTCCACCTCGGTCGCCACCGGCCCGGTGAAATACAGTTGGCTGGTCGAATCCACCCCCGGTTCCGCATCCCTGGCGCCGGTCGATGTCGCGGTGCCGACCCCGGTCTGGACCGTGGTCCCGCAGCCGCCGGTGGTGATCCAACCGCCGCCCCCGGCCCCCAACCTGCCGCCGCCCCCGCCCATCGTGCAGCCGCAGCCGCCCAAGGTGAACGTGGTCATCGCCGCGCCCCGGCCCAATTATTACGAGTTCGGCGAGCCGCGCTGGGTCAAGGTCACGGCGACCGGCACGCTCCAGGATATCGGCATCGAGAACCTCATGGCCGAGGACCGGGTCATCAAGCAGGCCAAGACCCAGGTCCAGGTCGAGTGGCAGTTGTTGCAGGTCGATATCGGCAGCCCCGGCTCCGGCCAGATCGACCTGACCGGGGTGGCGCTCGATGCGGGCGCGACCGGCGTGGTCTACCGCTTCGAGTTCTACGCCTATACCGGCGCCCGCGACCCCGAGACCAACCAAGCCCTGCCCAAGACCTCCGACACCCCGAAACAGCCCGATCCCGCCGACCTCGGCAAATTCCTGGTGGCCCAGAACGCCGGGCTCAATTTCGACGGCCAGATTCCCCCGGCCCCGCCGATCCCGGTCGCGCCGACCCTGAACGCCACCATCGCCGGGGCGGTGGTGAATTCGCCGTATTCCCAGGTCATCGGCGCGACGCCCGGCGTTCCCGGCGATCCCCTGAGCTTCGCCGTGACCGGCCTGCCCCAGGGGCTGAGCCTCGTCGGCGACACCATCAGCGGCACGCCCACCGTGGTCGGCGATTTCCCCTTGAACATCACCGTCACCGACACCGTCAACCAGCTTTCGACCGCCGGCGCGACCTCGCTGAACGTGGCGGACGCGCCCATCGTGTTCGGCCTGAGCCTGTCGCAGGGCACGGTCGGCGCGGCCTATGCCGAAACCCTGGCCGCGGGCGGCGGCTATGGCGGCATCACCTACCTGGTGTTCAACAACAGCCTGCCGCCGGGCCTGTCCCTGTCCGGCAACCAGATCACCGGCACCCCGACCGCGGCGGGCAGCTACGACGTGACCTTGCTCGCCAAGGACAGCCTGGGCTTCATCGCCAACGCCAGCCAGACCGTCACCATCGTCGCCGCGGCGGTGCCGCCGCCGCCGGTGGCCTGCGCCGACAGCAACCTGGTCATCACCAACGTCGGCCCGGCCTCGGTGGACGTGGGCGGCGGGGTCGCCAACGGCGGGCAGAGCATCCTGTATCCGGCGGGCCAGGGCGCGGCCCAATACAAGGTCGGCGACCTCCTGAGCTTCTCCGGTACGCTGGACGGCCAGGGCTTCTGCGCGGCGGACACGCTGTCCTCGCTACCGGGCCTGAGCCTGCCCGCCCTGAGCTTCCTGCCCGCCATGGCCGGCAGCGCCTACACCACGGCCTCCATCGCCCCGGTCGGCGGCATCGCCCCGGTCACGGTGTTCGTGAGCGGATTGCCGCAAGGGCTGGGCTTCGATGGCTCGGTCATCTCCGGCACGCCGACCACGCCGGGCACCTATACGCTCACCATCACCGCCGCCGACGCCATCCACGAGCAGGTGGTCGCCACCCCGCGATTGGTGGTCGATGCCGCCGCCTGCTCGGCCACCAACGCGGTCATCACCAATATGGCGAACCGCGGCGCGTGGTTCGAGGTGAACGGCGGCATGAACGGCGGCGGCCAGACCGTGACCTATCCGGCCCAGAACGCCACGGTCGTCAATCCGCCCCTGACCCCGCTCACGGCCTGGACCCTCGGCAACCTGGTGAGCTTCCAGGGCACGCTGGACGGCATCGGCATGTGCCATCCCACCACCGCCACGCTCTCGCAGGGTTTGACCTTCGCCGTCCCGGTGCTGGCCAACGCGGCGGTGGGCAGCGCCTATGCGTCGGCCCCGCTCGCGCCGACCGGCGGCGTCCCGCCTTATAGCGTGGCGGTCGGCGGCTTGCCGCCTTCGCTGGGCGTGCAGGGTTCGGCCATCGTCGGCACGCCGGCGCTGGGCCAGCAGGGCACCTATCCCTTGACCATCACGGTCGGCGACGCCACCGGGCGGGTCCGCGCCGTCAGCGCCAGCCTGACGGTGGATCCGGCCCCGGCCCTGGTGTTGGGCGCGTCCAACCTTCCGGCGACGGGCACGGTGGGCTTGGCCTACACGGGGGCGGCGACCGCCGGCGGCGGCGTCGGCACCCTGGCCTGGACGGCCACCGGCCTCCCCACGGGCGTGAACATCGCGGCGGACGGCACCCTCTCCGGCACGCCGACCGCGGCGGGCACCTTCCAGCCGGTGCTGACCGTGACCGACGCCCTGGGCCAGACCGCCAGCCTGGGCGCGACCGTCACCATCGCGCCCGCCACCCAGCCTTCCTGCGCCCTCCCCAAGGGGGCCAAGCCAACCCAGGGCAAGAAGAAAGTGACCGCGGTCGGGACGGGCTACTACTACGCGGGGACGGTCAAGGTGGCCTATGGCGATTGCACCCGGCTCGAACTCAATGGCGGGGCCAAGGCGATCAAGGTCGGGGATGTCGCGGAATGGGAGGGGTATGTACGGGCGGACGGTAGCGTGTTCGCCCAAATCCTGACCATCAACTGA
- a CDS encoding glycosyltransferase family 9 protein: MIDADTLRRVPGPGRYLFRNPVLRGVIGGLDAVLETFHRPSPGPLAIRPGKILVCNQAHIGDAILATSVLPVLRAAFPEARIGFLVHPGSAGVLADHPDIAWAHCFSHWRLDRQESALWRKLARDGRSRFAAVRDIRAVGYDLALDLYPYFPNSIPLLFAAGIPLRLGWTSGGCGGLLTHALDWSSGPDHVVDHHRRLLGQIAACREHLPLARPRLHASETLRRQWRALAEARGIPAGFVAFHVGAGGVHRHWPGGHWRELAALCLEHGLSLALLGHGPREQAVCREVAGLSGAIHDLSGQLGWRLMTEAIGQARLLVGLESASGHIAAARAVPSVSIYSGTAQTSTWRPYHPAAKTLVHPVPCSPCHLSGGCPGMECVQGTTPAAVFAEIVRILAA; this comes from the coding sequence ATGATCGATGCCGACACCCTCCGCCGCGTCCCCGGTCCAGGCCGCTATCTGTTCCGCAATCCCGTCCTGCGCGGCGTCATCGGCGGCCTCGACGCGGTTTTGGAAACCTTCCACCGGCCCTCGCCCGGACCCCTGGCGATCCGTCCCGGCAAAATCCTGGTCTGCAACCAGGCCCATATCGGCGACGCCATCCTCGCCACCAGCGTCCTGCCGGTGCTCAGGGCGGCGTTCCCGGAGGCCCGGATCGGCTTCCTGGTCCATCCCGGTTCCGCCGGGGTCCTGGCCGATCATCCCGATATCGCTTGGGCGCACTGTTTCTCCCATTGGCGGCTCGACCGCCAGGAATCCGCGCTGTGGCGCAAATTGGCGCGGGATGGCCGGTCCCGTTTCGCTGCGGTCCGGGATATCCGCGCCGTCGGCTACGATCTGGCGCTGGACCTTTATCCTTATTTCCCCAATAGCATCCCGCTGCTGTTCGCCGCCGGGATTCCGTTGCGGCTGGGCTGGACCAGCGGCGGTTGCGGCGGGCTGTTGACCCACGCGCTGGATTGGTCTTCCGGCCCGGACCATGTGGTGGATCATCACCGGCGCTTATTGGGCCAAATCGCCGCCTGCCGCGAGCATTTGCCCTTGGCGCGGCCCCGGCTCCATGCTTCGGAGACCCTCCGGCGGCAATGGCGGGCGCTGGCGGAGGCGCGGGGGATTCCGGCGGGGTTTGTCGCCTTCCATGTCGGCGCGGGCGGCGTCCATCGCCACTGGCCGGGCGGACACTGGCGGGAACTGGCCGCGCTGTGCCTGGAGCATGGCCTGTCCCTGGCGCTGCTGGGCCACGGTCCGCGCGAGCAGGCGGTTTGCCGGGAGGTCGCCGGGCTGTCCGGCGCGATCCACGATCTTTCCGGCCAATTGGGCTGGCGGCTCATGACCGAGGCCATCGGCCAGGCGCGGCTGTTGGTGGGCTTGGAATCGGCCTCCGGCCATATCGCCGCCGCCCGCGCCGTGCCTTCGGTGTCGATCTATTCCGGCACGGCCCAAACCTCGACCTGGCGGCCCTATCATCCGGCGGCCAAGACCCTGGTCCATCCCGTGCCTTGCTCGCCCTGCCATCTCAGCGGCGGCTGCCCCGGCATGGAATGCGTCCAAGGCACCACCCCCGCGGCCGTGTTCGCCGAAATCGTCCGCATCCTGGCCGCGTAG